The following proteins are encoded in a genomic region of Planococcus lenghuensis:
- a CDS encoding phospholipase D family protein: MKAKLTDGRKWLTGTLSVLAVSYVAAAAWNSFIKPIPKGLAYQGRLHRAETIDMLTDLTYVEDREGKRTKREAQIFQEIYQVIDRAEQFIVLDFFMLGRYGAEGKEYPAIAENLVSRLLAKKEASPDMPIYFITDPLNSGYGSYELPEFSKLKEAGVEVIYTDLDKLRDSIPLYSGLYRLLVQWPDNGGEGWISNPIAGDAPDMTLSSFLTLLNIKANHRKAIITESEAIISSANPHDPDGYNDNMAFRVTGPVLKDLLEAEEAVSLMSGGPVLPRTEPGEERGEYKVQYLTEHEVLKALLQDITATEEGDAIWLAMLYLAEREVINALKSAAKRGVDVRLILDPNKTAFGRNQRGLPNRPVAKELRETGLENLQLRWYNVIDEEFHTKTTLVRMAGKTVISGGSSNFSSRSLDNHNIESNLRIEAPNDSDLVQSLEAYFKRLWNNEDGIFTLDDTAYQSRLTPLERGVYAVQKLLKITTY, from the coding sequence ATGAAAGCGAAACTGACTGACGGCAGAAAGTGGCTGACCGGCACACTGTCTGTACTGGCGGTATCTTACGTGGCGGCTGCAGCCTGGAACTCATTTATCAAACCGATTCCGAAAGGCTTGGCCTATCAGGGGAGACTTCACCGGGCGGAAACGATTGATATGCTGACGGATCTTACATACGTGGAAGACCGGGAAGGCAAGCGGACAAAACGTGAAGCGCAGATTTTTCAGGAAATCTATCAAGTGATTGACCGGGCGGAGCAGTTTATCGTACTCGATTTTTTCATGCTCGGCCGTTACGGCGCGGAAGGAAAAGAGTATCCGGCTATTGCGGAAAACCTGGTCAGCCGATTGTTAGCTAAAAAAGAAGCATCCCCGGACATGCCGATTTATTTCATCACCGATCCGCTTAATTCGGGATATGGCTCATATGAACTGCCGGAATTCAGCAAACTCAAAGAAGCCGGTGTGGAGGTTATTTACACTGATTTGGATAAATTGCGCGATTCCATCCCGCTGTATTCTGGCCTGTACCGGCTGCTGGTGCAATGGCCGGATAACGGCGGAGAGGGATGGATCTCAAATCCCATCGCAGGCGATGCGCCGGATATGACCCTATCATCTTTCCTGACGCTTCTGAATATCAAAGCGAATCACCGGAAAGCGATCATTACAGAATCCGAAGCGATCATCAGTTCAGCCAATCCGCATGACCCTGACGGCTATAATGATAATATGGCATTTCGGGTCACCGGGCCGGTGCTGAAGGACTTGCTGGAAGCGGAAGAAGCGGTTTCCCTGATGTCCGGCGGACCGGTACTGCCGCGGACGGAGCCCGGAGAAGAACGCGGGGAGTATAAAGTGCAGTATCTGACGGAACATGAAGTACTGAAAGCCCTGCTCCAGGACATTACAGCAACTGAGGAAGGGGATGCAATCTGGCTGGCAATGCTGTATTTGGCGGAACGGGAAGTGATCAATGCGTTGAAAAGTGCAGCGAAACGCGGTGTGGATGTGCGGCTGATCCTCGATCCGAACAAAACTGCGTTCGGCAGAAATCAGCGGGGGCTGCCGAACCGACCAGTCGCGAAAGAACTGCGGGAGACAGGGCTGGAGAATCTTCAGCTCCGCTGGTATAACGTCATTGACGAAGAATTCCACACGAAGACTACCTTGGTCCGGATGGCCGGTAAAACCGTCATATCCGGGGGATCTTCCAATTTTTCGTCAAGATCGCTCGATAACCATAACATCGAAAGCAATCTCCGGATTGAGGCGCCAAATGACAGTGATCTGGTACAGAGCCTGGAAGCCTATTTCAAGCGGTTATGGAACAATGAAGACGGCATTTTCACGCTGGATGATACCGCTTATCAGAGCCGGCTGACACCGCTGGAGCGGGGCGTCTATGCTGTGCAGAAATTATTGAAAATCACCACATACTGA
- a CDS encoding RNA polymerase sigma factor, producing the protein MESLYNEYNRYLYHLCLKLTRNKDEAEDLMQEVWLKVVRSKSQIDQIEHAKAWLTTVCMNTFRDRYRKNVRRSKHVMQQPEGLDISILDLVPSDEAGAEETAEKHDAAVLLQHKIAELDGIYRTTILYFYVHQLSLNEIADEMKVSVGTVKSRLFRAKQRLKELLLADSQTRDYVMTA; encoded by the coding sequence ATGGAAAGCCTATATAATGAATATAACCGTTATCTCTATCACCTTTGCCTGAAACTGACACGCAACAAGGATGAAGCGGAGGATCTGATGCAGGAAGTCTGGCTGAAAGTCGTGCGTTCGAAGTCACAGATCGATCAGATTGAACATGCCAAAGCCTGGCTGACGACAGTCTGCATGAATACATTCCGGGATCGCTACCGTAAAAATGTCCGGCGTTCGAAACACGTGATGCAGCAACCGGAAGGCCTGGATATTTCGATTCTGGATTTGGTGCCTTCAGATGAAGCGGGAGCGGAAGAAACTGCGGAAAAACATGACGCGGCAGTTCTGCTGCAGCATAAAATTGCCGAACTTGATGGCATTTACCGCACGACCATTCTTTATTTCTATGTGCACCAATTATCACTGAATGAAATTGCGGATGAAATGAAAGTGTCGGTTGGAACAGTGAAATCCCGCCTCTTCCGGGCAAAACAGCGATTGAAAGAATTGCTGCTGGCAGACAGTCAAACCCGGGATTATGTGATGACCGCTTAA
- a CDS encoding HlyC/CorC family transporter has translation MFIALAFFLMMSFFLSGSETALTAVNRMKVQLRAEQGDDDAAAQRLLKLISKPDRMITTILIGNNIANIMLPTLVTTIAITRGWEVGVATGVLTVILIIFGEVLPKTIAATFADKVAYIVAPVISAMVVVLRPLTWILSQFTNIFIRLISRGQVKEATITKEELRSMVDIASSEGTFEEEESLRLMGMLDFSSKDVSDVMETHRTDTVGIPADSTYEEVRDIILSHSYTRYPVYEENMDNIVGLFFTKRLIEWSMNPGLTLEELMDANPLFVVQSVSVEKVFRMMLARKKHMAIVLDEYGGTLGLVTTEDIIEEMIGKDIEDETDKEDETLIYTVTENRISCHGRLEIEDVNEIFNIELPEDDHDTVAGFVLQQLGHVPDEGEEFEFENLHVTVNEVDRNKIVRLTITKNSMEVPV, from the coding sequence TTGTTCATAGCACTCGCGTTTTTCTTGATGATGTCGTTTTTCCTGTCAGGAAGCGAGACTGCACTCACTGCAGTTAACAGGATGAAGGTCCAGCTTCGGGCAGAGCAGGGAGATGATGATGCTGCAGCTCAGCGCCTGCTGAAACTTATATCGAAGCCGGACCGAATGATCACGACAATTCTGATTGGAAATAATATCGCGAATATTATGCTGCCGACGCTGGTTACGACAATTGCCATCACGAGAGGCTGGGAAGTCGGAGTGGCGACCGGTGTGCTGACAGTGATCCTGATCATTTTCGGTGAAGTGCTGCCGAAGACGATTGCGGCCACATTCGCAGACAAGGTCGCTTATATCGTTGCGCCTGTCATATCCGCGATGGTTGTTGTTCTGCGTCCGCTGACGTGGATTCTGTCCCAATTCACCAACATTTTCATCCGCCTTATTTCGCGGGGACAGGTGAAGGAAGCGACGATAACGAAAGAAGAACTGCGTTCAATGGTTGACATTGCATCGAGTGAAGGGACGTTTGAAGAAGAAGAATCCCTTCGCCTGATGGGTATGCTTGATTTTTCCTCCAAGGATGTTTCCGACGTGATGGAAACACACCGGACGGATACAGTCGGCATCCCCGCTGATTCGACGTATGAAGAAGTCCGGGATATCATTTTGAGCCATTCCTATACCCGTTATCCTGTTTATGAAGAAAATATGGATAATATCGTCGGCCTGTTCTTTACGAAGCGGCTGATCGAGTGGTCGATGAATCCGGGCCTGACACTTGAAGAATTGATGGATGCAAACCCGTTATTCGTTGTACAGAGCGTGAGTGTCGAAAAAGTGTTCCGCATGATGCTGGCCAGAAAGAAGCACATGGCAATTGTGCTGGATGAATACGGCGGGACGCTTGGACTTGTGACGACGGAAGATATCATCGAAGAGATGATCGGGAAAGACATTGAAGATGAAACCGATAAAGAAGATGAAACGCTTATCTATACTGTGACAGAAAATCGGATTTCCTGTCACGGGCGGCTGGAAATTGAAGATGTCAATGAAATCTTCAATATTGAACTGCCCGAGGATGACCACGATACAGTAGCCGGGTTCGTGCTGCAGCAATTGGGTCATGTTCCGGATGAAGGGGAAGAATTTGAATTCGAAAATCTTCACGTGACAGTTAATGAAGTCGACCGCAATAAGATTGTGCGGCTGACCATTACGAAAAATTCAATGGAAGTTCCGGTTTAA
- a CDS encoding dipeptidase, translating into MNLNQELDLYFKRNREEHLDELKSFLRISSISSLNEHKQDTRKAAEWLKNALEQAGLEHVSIDETAGHPVVYADWLNAPGKPTVLVYGHYDVQPVDPLHLWETPPFDPHVRDNKLYARGASDDKGQTFMHIKTAEALLKLNGELPVNMKFIIEGEEEIGSPNLPVYVEENKEKLAADLIVISDTGMQGPGRPAVCYGLRGLAGIQIDVKGPKGDLHSGLYGGAVQNPIHAVADIVASFHDQEGTVQVDGFYDDVRPLKDEERTAYRELDFDLEAEKKALGITEDFGESGYSFLERTWVRPTLEINGIFGGFSGEGIKTVIPSEAGAKITCRLVPDQKPDDIIAKLRAHVDAHLPPGVTVTITEFDKGTPFITPFDHPAIQAAGRSYEKVYNVPTVYTRMGGSVPIVAEFDRILGLPVVLMGFGLSTENFHAPNEHFHLENFDKGLRVIGDYLSEAAKL; encoded by the coding sequence ATAAATTTGAATCAGGAACTGGATCTTTATTTCAAACGAAACCGCGAAGAACACTTGGATGAACTGAAGTCATTCCTTCGCATCTCTTCCATCAGTTCACTCAACGAGCATAAACAGGATACGCGGAAAGCTGCTGAATGGCTGAAAAACGCCTTGGAACAGGCGGGACTCGAACATGTTTCCATTGATGAGACAGCCGGGCACCCGGTCGTCTATGCCGACTGGCTGAACGCACCCGGCAAACCGACCGTCCTTGTGTACGGCCATTACGATGTGCAGCCGGTGGATCCGCTGCATTTATGGGAAACCCCGCCGTTCGACCCGCACGTGCGTGACAATAAATTGTATGCGCGCGGCGCAAGTGACGACAAGGGCCAGACTTTCATGCATATCAAGACTGCTGAAGCGCTGCTGAAACTGAACGGCGAGCTGCCCGTCAATATGAAATTCATCATTGAAGGCGAAGAAGAAATCGGAAGTCCGAATCTCCCGGTTTATGTGGAGGAAAACAAAGAAAAACTGGCAGCGGATCTGATTGTCATCTCCGACACCGGCATGCAGGGGCCGGGCCGGCCGGCGGTCTGCTATGGACTGCGCGGTCTAGCGGGCATCCAGATTGATGTGAAAGGGCCAAAAGGCGACCTCCACTCCGGCTTGTATGGCGGCGCTGTTCAGAATCCGATTCACGCAGTGGCAGATATTGTCGCTTCGTTCCATGATCAGGAAGGGACAGTTCAAGTTGATGGTTTTTATGATGACGTGCGGCCGCTGAAAGATGAAGAACGCACAGCTTACCGTGAACTGGATTTCGACTTGGAAGCGGAAAAGAAAGCGCTTGGCATTACGGAGGATTTTGGTGAATCCGGTTATTCATTCCTTGAACGGACATGGGTCCGCCCGACACTTGAAATCAATGGCATCTTCGGCGGGTTCTCAGGTGAAGGCATCAAAACAGTCATCCCATCAGAAGCGGGGGCAAAGATCACATGCCGGCTCGTCCCTGACCAGAAACCCGATGACATTATTGCGAAACTCCGCGCTCATGTGGATGCGCATCTGCCGCCGGGCGTTACAGTTACTATTACGGAATTCGACAAAGGAACGCCGTTCATCACGCCATTCGATCATCCGGCGATTCAGGCGGCCGGCCGTTCTTATGAAAAAGTGTACAATGTGCCGACTGTTTATACGCGCATGGGCGGATCGGTTCCGATTGTTGCGGAATTCGACCGCATCCTCGGCCTGCCGGTCGTGCTGATGGGCTTCGGCTTATCCACTGAGAATTTTCATGCACCGAATGAACATTTCCACCTGGAGAACTTTGACAAAGGGCTCCGGGTCATCGGAGATTATTTATCTGAAGCCGCTAAACTTTAA
- a CDS encoding SDR family oxidoreductase: MEKNKPTDIPAQEQERQPGIESGMTPRPDFRENLAGKAQRLAGKTALITGGDSGIGRAVAIAFAKEGADVAIVFLDEHDDAAETKKLVEQEGQRCLLISGDLGEESFSEEVLKQTINQYGKLDVLVNNAAEQHPQPSLEDITAEQLERTFRTNVFGMFHLTKAALKHLKSGSSIINTTSITAFRGEPSLIDYSSTKGAILAFTRSLSGSLVEKGIRVNCVAPGPIWTPLIPSTFGEEKVDEFGKNVPMKRPGQPDELAPGYVYFASDDSSYVTGQVLHINGGVPL, encoded by the coding sequence ATGGAGAAAAATAAACCGACAGATATCCCCGCGCAGGAGCAGGAGAGACAGCCGGGTATAGAATCCGGCATGACGCCCCGTCCGGATTTCCGGGAGAACTTAGCCGGCAAAGCGCAGCGGCTGGCAGGGAAGACGGCATTGATCACCGGAGGGGACAGCGGCATCGGCCGGGCAGTTGCCATTGCTTTTGCAAAAGAGGGCGCTGATGTGGCCATTGTATTTTTGGATGAACATGATGATGCAGCAGAAACAAAGAAGCTGGTCGAACAGGAAGGGCAGCGCTGCCTGCTGATTTCCGGTGATTTAGGCGAAGAGTCATTCAGTGAGGAAGTGCTGAAGCAGACAATTAACCAATACGGTAAACTCGATGTGCTAGTTAATAACGCAGCTGAACAGCATCCGCAGCCCTCTCTTGAAGATATAACCGCAGAGCAGCTGGAGCGAACGTTCCGGACTAATGTATTCGGCATGTTCCACTTGACGAAAGCGGCACTGAAGCATTTGAAGTCAGGGAGCTCGATCATCAACACAACATCCATCACCGCATTCCGCGGGGAACCGAGTCTGATTGACTATTCTTCGACGAAAGGTGCGATTCTGGCATTTACCCGCTCGCTTTCCGGGTCGCTTGTCGAAAAAGGCATCCGGGTGAATTGCGTAGCGCCGGGACCGATCTGGACTCCGCTCATTCCGTCAACATTCGGAGAGGAAAAAGTGGATGAATTCGGTAAGAACGTACCGATGAAACGGCCGGGCCAGCCGGACGAACTGGCACCGGGCTATGTCTACTTTGCATCGGATGACTCATCGTATGTAACCGGACAAGTGCTTCATATCAACGGCGGTGTCCCGCTTTAA